In Phaseolus vulgaris cultivar G19833 chromosome 7, P. vulgaris v2.0, whole genome shotgun sequence, the genomic stretch CGCTTTCTGATTCTTCAATTTCGACATCCACGTTCCACCTGATCTGCCTGATGGATTTTTGGCTTCGAATTATGTGTTTTTCGTTTTCTGTGGCATCGGATATTTTAAATCGTAATTTGTGTTCTTTTTGCGCTTGTTCTGGGAAGATAAACTGGAATTTCATCTCTTGCTCTCCGCATGTCTTGATTGTCACAATTATCTCTATCGGGATTATAAAAATCCTTTGATGGATCGTTTATTGATTGATATCAAATAATGTTTCGTTGCAAAAAAATAATTGAGTTTCATGGCTGAAGCTTTTAAatttaaaggttttttttttatctttccttTTTACAATTGAGCATTAATTGTTGGCGGGTGTGTGATCAGATTGGAGTTTTATCGTAACGTGCGATCAATATCCTGATAAAATAACAAATGATCTGTTGAGGTTGTTTTCATTAACATTATTGTGATGACTGATGAGGCGAGGTTACGAGTGGATTTAAtggtatgttttttttatagcttatttgatttgatttcgCAGGAATTATGTCTTTTGTGCGGAATTATCAAGCAGAAGATCGTAGTTTACATAGTGGTTACTGGTCCACCTATGATGAAAACAACTTTGGCCGCAACAATAGAAAAAGAAGCAGGAACAATTATCACCCCAGGAGTTTTAATATTCACAACGATAACCAGACGAAATTTGGAGACCATGGTTGTGCCTTCAATTTTTCCTTGGCCGATCATGCCAATTATCTTAGGTATGATGTTGTTCCATCATCTTTGAAAAGGAGGAAATATTCAGCCCCTATATGGCAAGAAAGCCATAAATACTATGTTCCACCCATGGTCCATGATAATATCCCTTCGTCCTGTAATTTTCAAGCTCCTCCTACAAGATCCGATGGTGATGCCTCCACATCAGCTGTCTTCAAGTACTGCTGCTCTATTTTTGAAGATGATAAGCCTGTCTTCATGTCAAGGGATGAGATTGATAGATACTCTCCATCTAGAAAAGACGGTATTGATGTGCATCATGAGACACACTTGCGTTACTCCTACTGTGCCTTCCTTCAGAATCTCGGAATGCGTCTTGAGCTGTAAGAGTCAAATTACTCGTAGCCCACACATATTTGTCATTATTGTGACGtacaaaaacatttaattataaCCATTAGATTGAAATGAGAAGTCAGATCGCTTGTTTAATTACAGTTATTGGTGAGGCTTTTAAAAGTTCACCTGATATCTGCAGTTATATAATCAATCTGAATAGTTAATTTTAATCTAATGGTTATAATTAAATGTCATCATCTCACAATGACTACGAGTTCTTACCTAATATGTTCtgtatatattgaaaaaaaaaacattgctATGGACATTCATGTAAGATTTTAGTTTGtggatttaatttaattcattgatATTTGACCAGCATAAAATATTGTCATGTTCATTTTGCAGGCCCCAAACCATCATTGGGACATCTATGGTTCTGTGCCACCGTTTTTTTGTTCGTCGGTCTCATGCTTGCCATGACAGATTTGTGAGTTTTTTATTTGACCTCTAGTAGCTCTAAATACATGTTTTACTTTTCTTATATGTTACTTGTAATTTGTTCCTTCAAGTTGCATCTCTGTGGCCAAGCTGATTTTCTATTAACATTAATCTGTGCTGCAGTTGATTGCTACTGCTGCTCTTTTTCTTGCTGCAAAGTCAGAGGAAGCTCCACGCCCTTTGAATAACGTATTGAGAGCGTCAAGTGAAATTCTAAATAAGCAAAATTTTGCTTTGTTTTCCTACCGGTTACCTGTTGTGAGTATAGTTCAAACTACCTgaaatatcttatttttatttttacctgTGGGAGACACGCAAACCAAATAATAGCCTAGCATCTATTAACTTGTATGTGGATATGCCTGATAATCATTAAAGTATCCATGTTTGCTGATTCACTATAAAGTAAATTTTTGACAGGTATCAATTCAAATGTGTCAAAATTTCTTGGATAAATCCAATTTTCCTTTTAGTTGAATATTAGTtgaaacttttattgtaattttcaTTTGTATGTTAACTTGATTTGAGTTGTTTCACAGGATTGGTTTGAACAGTATCGGGAACGGGTGTTCGAGGCTGAACAGTTGATACTTACGACTCTAAATTTTGAACTCAATGTGCAACATCCCTATGCATCTCTCACGTCTGTTCTTAACAAATTAGGTCTATCAAAGACTGTTTTGGTGAATCTGGCATTAAACTTGGTCAGCGAAGGGTGAGTTTTCACACATTTCATGCTTATATTTGATGGTTTCAGTGGTGATGTTTGTTTATACCATTTATTTTTTGAGGACAAAACGTGGTTGGCTAAAATCCAATCTGTATGAAATGTTCTGAGCTGTTGGCTGATGTCCTCTTCAGGTATCCCATTTGTTGGTTCTGACTAGGTTCTTATTATCTAACCGAGTGAACGGAATAAAAAACCTAGTGTAGGAAACAGGACATGGGGCTTTGGGTGTTAAATCTCAACTCAAGCAATAGAATGTCTTGAGGTCTGGAGATCTAGTGGCTGAGGAAGATACCTTGGTGTCTCCCCTTCTAAATTTTGGTTCCAAATAGTGTTGATTCTCTCAATATTTTGCTTTAGCCCAACTTCTGTGTGTAGATATTCTGTCATGGAATATTGATTGTTTTGGCATCCATATAATTGCAGGATATTCACAAGATTAGCGTGCTGGCCTGTATGATATTCTTAGCTGGCGGATTGATATGCTGTTCATCAAAAGTTTTGTTTTACATCTGAAGTTGAACTGCTGATGTCTAATGGATTGCTTTACCTTGAATATGTCTCATCAACTTTTATTTTGGCTACCCAAGCTAGCCACCAGAGCCCTACCCCACAACTCAGATTTTCTGTCTAAGCCTCAATACCTTGTAGCTTATGCTGATTTCCATTAGCTAAAGGGGCTCTCCATAATTTTTAGTAACTTCGGTTGAAAGAAGATAATTAAGGGACATGACAATATGAAACTAACAAAAAGGAGAAGAGAGATCGAGAGGCAGCCCATCTTATCTTAAAAAATTTGAATCTTTGTTCTGAACAAGTTTTAGTCTGTGATTATCCATTGATCATAATGAGGCTTTTCCACTAGAGTCTACGTGTTACGTGGAGGAAAATAGGggtattatttttagttttactaAAGAGGGTTAGAGTGTCTCTGGTACTGTGTTTTTGTCTATTCATTTTTTCCTAAATGAAAAAAAACCAGTCCTTCATCTATATATTGATTTGGGGGGAAACTGTTTCTAAGATAAATCCACTGATAAAATTCTCTTTAGAAGTGTTTCCTTTGTGGTTAGTTTAATATCCAAATTTTGGGTTTGTGAAAGTTTCCTAACCTCCCTCTCATTTCCCGCTTTGAGTATTCTGGTCACTCAAATGGATTGGTTTAATCACATGATTTTTCTTTTCCAGGTGTTTTAGATTTGAATTTGTTTCATTTCCCATCTAAAAGATGTATAAACTTTATCCAATAATTTGTTGGCTAAGAGTTTGACTATGACAACTACCAAATAGGTTGTACATCCAAAATGATTGGATGATATTGttcaaatttttatattgaaaacatatataaaatatatgaaaacatttGTTCTAATTTCTAGCTAATTTGTTTTGTCAAAAGTTCAAATATTCTTGTTCATCTATTACTGATCACTCTTTCAAAAGGTTTTTTTGTTTCCTTGTTTGTTGACATTAAGTCTGTAATGATAATGGAGAATAAAGATTTATCTGGCTTTCATttgaaatagatttttttttcttcaatttttaaaCTCAAAATTGTTTGACGACCCTACCTAGTGGTATGTGACTTTATTGTTGTTTAAGTTAAAATTGTGATCATTGTATTGTAGACTTGTAGtgatatttttagttttaacagTAATAGGGGTGCATTGATAGTTGTTCATGTTTTTGTTGTGTTCTTCCTGTGTGTTGCCCTTTGTTAAGAAACGGGATGGAGAGTAGAGAAATaggtgaaaataaaataaaatgagagaagagagagaaataaGGTGTGGggtttactattatttttattctatttctcacatatttatctctttccttttttttaactACACACCTTTATTTCACTCACTCTTTTCTGTTCACCATTAGTTGCTAGTGACTTTCTGTGATTACATGATGTTAATTCCTCCTTTGTGTTTGTTGTCTCTCTCCTAGCTATTTCTCAAATTGTTTATTGAATATGATTTTGCTTGATACCTCccttcaacaaaaaaaaatcacacttAAGGTGGCTCGCATTTTGCTTTTATTCTTCATATCATTTAGCATGTAGTGATCAGCCGtagttcttttaaaatgttattgatTGGAGAGGTTGATCTTTTATTATACTTTAAATAGCTCAGCATCTTCATGAAGTATGTACCAGTATTATATGTTGGTATGGTCAGCCTGCCATATTTCAATTGATTATGTAAAGAGCTTTTGCTTCCAGCTGAGTTAAATTGCTCAACTGTTTTCGTGTCTTGAAAACCTTTGTTGGATGGGTGGGGTTGAAGACAATGGCTCTCACTGTATGCTTCTTGTGTCTGAAGGATGTTTTGTACTAGTATTATGGTTTGGTCCAAGCAGCCCTTCTTACCTTTCTCCTCCAATTTGATTTACAATTTAATACCTGCATTGATTAGAAAGTTATGAACAACTATGtgaaaattataatatactCCATCTCCTGTGCTCAACCATGAGGACAAGATTAAGAAAAAggaacttttctttttctcgtTCTCTTTTTATCCCCGCTCCACTATAAAGGGGTTAGCTGGTCTATAAAGTGGTTGTGATGTGTAGGGGTTCTATGCAGCCCAAAATCCCTTTACCCTACCCTCTCAGGTCGCAATAATGACCTCCCACTTTTTGCAGGAAATGGAAGTGCTAGAACATGAGACATTTTTGTACATAATAATCCAACTTTGTACTTCGTATTTGTGCCTTAAGTGTATGCCAACTTTGATGTGAAATTGCAATAACTTTTGTACTTATATGTCAACTAGCTGTCTGCTTCAATTCCTTTGCaaaatgtttttatgttttatattgtGTAGTCAGTTTTAAACTTCTAATTTTACATCTGCAACATGGACAACAATGGGATCTTGTTCTATAGCCTGTTAAATTAGTTGCATTCATTGTAAACATTCCAATGAGCATGGTAGCAACAAGGCTCTCCAGGTCAAAATATTGAGAAGATATGGCATTAGCTTTGAAAGATTCAATTGTTTGCAATATGCAGCACAGCACACCATgcatactttttaattttagttgcATAAAATTTCTGGAGCTTAGAACCCCACGGCAGAGTTGGGTCTGAAGTCTGATAAATTCTCTAGATGAGTATAAGATATTGCTATAGTTTGGTTATACTCTTATCAGCAATCCTGCACAGATTCTTGGAATTGTATGCTTCCTGAGTTGCTGCTTTTCTAGTTGGTAAGGAAAAGTTAATAAACTTTTGTTTTCCTCTTGGCATGAATGTTgaatattatttgaaatatgtAGTTCATATTACTGCTCATTCTAATAGCTGACATGATCTGTCATGGTGGGAACATATGCTAAGTTGGTGGCTCGGATGGTTAGTTTGACTATTTATGTATATTCTCTATTTGTGTTGAACAATACTGGCTGTAGTGGTGCCTATCTTGTATAGTCTATTGAGGATGGAATTTGTTTTGCAGGCTTCGGAGTTCTCTCTGGCTTCAATTTAAACCCCATCATATTGCTGCTGGAGCTGCATATCTTGCTGCCAAGTTTTTGAACATTGATCTCACTGCTTCTCAGAACATATGGCAAGAGTTTCAGACAACACCAACCATTCTTCAAGGTATCCTGCACCCACTTCACCGTTCTAATTTTCATCAAGCAACATTACTAGATTTAATGTTCTGTTCTGAAATGATCGGTTCAGGATAGCAATAGACAAGGCAGGGCAATTTATTAAGATTGGCATGTAATTTGAATATTCTTTTGTTAGTTATTAATATTGGTTTTGACATTGATGCAGATATCTCCCAGCAACTAATGGAGCTCTTCTGAAAGTATTGAAAAACTAGATTATGGCATCCTTCCTAGTAGagtaaattttgaatatataattcaaaatgtcGTGTACTTCGGAGGGTGAGGTAGAGATCGTGTAGGAACGTCGACATATATTTTTGGCGAGTTACAAGATTGGTGGGTGTGACCTAAGGTTTTCTATGTTTTACCAACTTCCCTGAATCCTCTGCTAAAACGTTGAGCATGATTTGCGTTCATTTCTGTTGATGCCTTGTGATCAACTGTGACATGTCATAATGTCAAAGCGTGGTTAGTGAATGAAGAATCCATCCATGAAAGTACACAGAACTTTGTATGTGCAGCAAATACAAATTATTGGTTCGGAGGTTATATTTATTGTTGGTCGCTCCTTACCCTGGTTTTATGTTATGAAAGAAAGAGTCATTTGATATCTGTAGTTACGGTTAATCTTGGTgcttacagaaaaaaaaatagttttctaaGTTCTTGGCACATAGAGGAATATCACCAGATCTTTGCGGAATTGTTTTGTAACCCTCCGCGTGTTATGCTCAACAAATACTGTTCATTCTATTGCATCTAAAAATTAGGTACAACATCCCAGTGTTCAGAGCTTGCACGTATTTTACACTATTATATTATGTTAAGTGGGTTTGGTCACAATTGTCTtggttatttaaaaatataagaaaagaaaattaaatgcTAGTTCAACGACgtattaattcttttttattaaatttttagaaaactAAATTGGGTTAATACAAATTTTCTCACTTGAATCCGCAGGAAAGATGAACTTAGATCAGATTATATTGTGAAGTGAGATCTCAGGCTTAAATCAAGAGAATGAATTTTGCAAACAAAATTGTGTCCTTCGGTTCGAAATATTTGAAAGAGTGAAAAAAAGTGATGGACCTAAattttctctcttaattttatGTTGTCTTTAAATAttgaaaagtttaaaatatactGCAACAGCAAACTATACTGCAACTGcaaatattgatatattttgcttatattacaataaaaaaatacaacttaaatattttaattttatttaaaattcgTTGAagcttttatttattaaaaaagtaacattattttttctgtaataaatatatataacaattattaaaaatcaaatagtattaacagaattttaaaaaagttaatataattaaagCTTTTGTATTACAggcaaaatatataaatagttgTTGTAGTGAccatttatttttgtatttctaAACAAAAAAACGAGAATTACATTTTACTGTTTATGAGTTTTAGAGATGTGGTTAGTTATACCCCATTATTTGATGTGGTCATTTTTAAACAATTATATCCCTTTCATTTCCTAGtcatatcttttaaaatattcacaagAACTAagaaatttcttattttattaatttttccaCCTAAACATAACAAATAGATGTGTGAATGGTTTAAGATTTATTGTAAAAAGTAAGAACATAGAGAAAAAATATGTTTAGGGAAGAAAACCAgaagttttttttcttatgacAGATAACAGAATAACGGGAGAAACTTATTCTTAATATCAAGTCACTTCACATAATTAAAGATAAACTTTAATCTTCATGAGTTTAGTATTAAAAATTAAGGTGTATGaactaaataattaattaactatGGCTAActaaaatttagttaattttaatttaatttttaaacattGTATTTTGACATTTTAATTCAGTttcctcttatttttctttgttatatatttaaaaagctATGCATTTAAGCTATGTACGTGTAAggagtaaattgaataattttaaagCAAAAGTATtaaaaggataaatttgtataatttagaaactaaatgaTTAATTAAATGAGTTgttataaataactaaaaaggaaaataactGATGGTTGATTTGATCCCTATTTCTATATGCatagaaaatgattttttaacaattttaagaaataatattagaaaatgtataaataataaacaaatctGATACTATCATATTCCAATATATCAGTATCTTTCACTTTTGTAAAGTGATGATTAAAAGGTCTTATGTGTATActtaaaaaaaggttttaattaaCACGAAAAGGCATAAAAGGTAGATGAGGTTGACTTTATCCTCAGAACTTTTCAATCATTGCTGCCACATTCTTTAATTAACattcttattattttaagtAAAGCAAGATAATTCAATTTTAGCTGTCAATTAATCTTAAAAGATggcaattttttaattaatgttcaccaataaaaaaagaataaacgtttctattatttaatcataaaggcatatttatttatttttttacaaaaagtGAGTTTCAGAACCAGAAAATGAGAGATTTTGAAAGATTCCGTTTCTTATCCTTTACTTTTCACAACTAAAAACGACGTCAGATAGATACACGGATAAACTTCATGTCTCCAATCGTTTTAAAAAATCAAGATTTCAACTAATGTAGTTttcatttaaaacaaataaatagattacaaatattttttttataaacttaatAGACACTGAACAAGGTTtgcattaattttatatattgtattttgatttatttttaaagttgaaTATCGGTTAAAAAGTATATATTGTGAATGAGTTATATGGCTTTTATACTAATCAGCCAAtcctataaatttttttatttatattttgaaattgaaaacatgaaaaagatttaatatattttaattaagaaataaaaattgaatctaAAAAGTGGGAAGGTTGGTCTTAACCTTTTGTGCCTGTTGTTTGTTTCGTCTAAACCGGTTCATCATCAATATCCTCGCTTATTTTTCTCATCCTTTCAGATAAACTATACAAATCAAACACGACACAAACGCTCACTCCTTTTCTTACCAAAACGCCACTTGTCTATTGTCGTTTCGTCGATCCCATGGATCACACGCCTGCAGCGCAGCGTCGTCTCCGAGCTCTTCACGACCACCTCTCCCCCACCGCTGCTGACTCTCCCTCCCACCTCCGATCTAACCCCACCGCCGGCGAGTTTTATTCCGGTACTCCCTCCCTCTCATGACTGCTCTTATTGCACTTATCTCACCTCACTTGAACGAGGCTAGGATAATATGATAGTTACGTTCgatctctctctctttctctctctgtgTGTGTAGGATTATGTTCTGTGTATTTCTTTTTGGTCTTTGATTAGCAGTGAGTTGTCGCTTTTGAATTTGAGATTggtgaaaaaggaagaaaatggATTGGAGGAGAGGATTCCTGTTTTGAGCTATGCGTACTTATAGCTGATTGGAGGGTTTTGAGAATGAATATAGTGAAGTGTCTATTTATTGCTATCTTCGATTCGTGTGCATTTGGACCGTTTCTTTCATGTTTATAGAAATACAAGGCATAGAGTAGTAGGCATTTCTTTTGGAATTAAAATTCAACAGAGGAAGAAATGTTTAGTATGGGGGAGGTTTTGGTTGTTATAAATGTTTTGGTGGAGAGACTGAATAGTTCATTTACTAGTTCCAAGTCTTCACTTCATCATGATCGggtttctttatttatttttacttttatttagttatttatcaGAAGCAAGGTGAAGGTTGAACCGTGTAGCGCAAAAGTTTTAGTTCCTGATGCACCAATACTCTTCATGTATTGTTAGTGTTGACTTCCTGCCTTCAAGTTGTGTGATATGGGCCAATCAAGTCACCAATATTGGTACTTAGTTGTTAATTAAATGTGATAATCACGTATTAATTTAGTGATGTCAGTGTCGTAGTGCTCTCTGAATTTTATTTAGaatcattttacatttttttggaGGCAATGGTAGGTGCTACGACTCAAATCAGAATGGGATTTGTCATAACACATTCTGTTTCTGAAAGGTGATCATGTTCATAAACTGTCATTTTTTCTCTGTCAATCATATTACTCAAAGGTGATATTCATAGTGTTACATTTGTCCAAATTTTCTCACAACTTAAGGAATTTTTCTATCCCTTGACTAAAGAATATTTTCATATGCCATGCTTAT encodes the following:
- the LOC137829874 gene encoding cyclin-T1-5-like, giving the protein MSFVRNYQAEDRSLHSGYWSTYDENNFGRNNRKRSRNNYHPRSFNIHNDNQTKFGDHGCAFNFSLADHANYLRYDVVPSSLKRRKYSAPIWQESHKYYVPPMVHDNIPSSCNFQAPPTRSDGDASTSAVFKYCCSIFEDDKPVFMSRDEIDRYSPSRKDGIDVHHETHLRYSYCAFLQNLGMRLELPQTIIGTSMVLCHRFFVRRSHACHDRFLIATAALFLAAKSEEAPRPLNNVLRASSEILNKQNFALFSYRLPVDWFEQYRERVFEAEQLILTTLNFELNVQHPYASLTSVLNKLGLSKTVLVNLALNLVSEGLRSSLWLQFKPHHIAAGAAYLAAKFLNIDLTASQNIWQEFQTTPTILQDISQQLMELF